The DNA region GGCCAGCAGGGCCGCCGAGGTGTCGCTGCGCAGCGCGTGCAGCCCGAGCCAGGCGTCGGCCATGCCCGGGTCCAGCCGGACGGCCGCCCGGAACTCCTCCTCGGCCCGGGCGTAGGCGCCGGCCGTGTAGGCGTCCATGGCGCGCGACCAGGCCCGGTCGGCGAGCCGGTCCGGGCCGCCCGTCGTGCTGTCGGAACTGTCCACCGTCGTCACTCACGCCCCCCGCGGTGTGGCCCGGGGCCCGGCCGGCGGATCGCCTGCGGGCAGCCGGGCCGGTGGTCGGAAGCCCCCGGGGCGCATATGCGCCTACGGGAATCGTACCGGCGCGGAGCTGATCCGGAAGGTGCCGTACAGGGTCAAATGCGATCGCGCGCAGGGCTGTTGGGCGTGCGGATGGCCGAAACACCGCTGGCCGGGCGGGTGCGGGAGGGGACCGGACGGCGCCCCCGGCTCACGGGGGAACAAGCCGGGGACGCCGGGTCCGAGGCGCCGGAACGGTTGGTTCCGGCGGCTGAGGAGAACCTAGATCCTGGCGATGTCGCAGGTCAAGGGCTAGTTGAAGGTTCACCGACGGTGCCCGGCAGGATCCGTCCGGTCACCCCGTCGACCCGCGTCGCGGCGTACGGACGGCTCGGGTCAGCGGCGAAGTGCGCCGCCTCCGCCCGGGCCCAGTGCGCCCAGAACCCGGCGAGTTCCGGCCCGTCCCGCTCCTCCCCGCGCCGCCGGGCCGCGGCGGCCTCCAGTTCCATCCAGATCACCCGGGCCAGCCACGGACGCACCTCCCGGCGCCCCGCGCCGACCCCCTCCACCAGGACCACCGGGGCGAGCGGCACCCGGGCGGCGCCCGCGAAGCGGCGCAGTGTCCAGTCGTACACCCGGTGCTCGGCCTCCCGCCCGGCCGCCAGCGGCTCCAGCACCTGCTCGCGCAGCCGTTCGGTCCACTCGAACAGCTCGGCGTGGGTGGCCAGGTCGTCCAGGTGCACCACCGGCGCCCCGCCGAGCGCCGCCGCCAGCCGCCCGGCGAAGGTCGTCTTGCCGGAGCCGGCGTGCCCGTCGACCGCGACCAGCCGCACCGGCCCGCAGGAGGGCGCCAGCGCGCGCAGCTCGGCGACGAGAGCGCCGAGCGCGTCGGCCGTGCCGGGGGTGCCGAGCGCGTCGGGCACACCGAGCGCGTCGGGCACACCGAGCCCGTCGGGCCCGGTCCGCGCGTCGCCGGGAGCGGACGGACGGAGGGAGGGGGCGGTTCCGGATGCAGCCACAACGTCAACCCTACGGTGCTGTAACCCACCACTGCGGACAGTTCATCTGTGCTGGTCGTGACGGCAGCGCGGCTTTCGGGCATACTCGCCTTCGCCACGCCTGTGAACGGCCGTTCACCGCAACCCGGTGCCCGGTCGGGCCGACCTGCCACACCCGCGCCGGACCCCCACCACCCCGGGCCGGCCCCCGATCGAGGAGGCGACCCCCGCCATGACCCCCTCCCCCGTGAAAGCCGTGGAGCGCCAGCTGCCCAGCGAGGAGGCCCGCGAGCTGCTGAGCCTCACCCGGGACCTGGTCCAGCGCGAGCTCCAGCCGCGCGCGGCGGAGGACGAGGCCGCCGGCCGCTTCCCCCGGGAGGTCTTCCGCACCCTCGGCGAGGCCGGCCTGCTGTCCCTCCCGTACGACGAGAAGTACGGCGGCGGCGAGCAGCCCTACGAGGTGTACCTGCAGGTGCTGGAGGAGCTCGCGGCCGGCTGGCTGGCCGTCGGCCTCGGCGTCAGCGTGCACACCCTGTCCTGCCACGCGCTGGCCACCTTCGGCAGCGAGGAGCAGCGCGAGAACTGGCTGCCCGGCATGCTCTCCGGCGAGCAGCTCGGCGCCTACTGCCTCTCCGAGCCGCAGTCCGGCTCGGACGCGGCCGCCCTGCGCACCCGCGCCGACCTGGACGGCGAGGAGTACGTCGTCAACGGCACCAAGGCGTGGATCACCCACGGCGGGCAGGCCGACTTCTACAGTGCCCTGGTGCGCACCGGCGCCGAGGGCCCCAAGGGCATCAGCTGCCTGCTCGTCCCCGGCACCCAGCAGGGCCTCTCGGCCGCGCCGCCGGAGCACAAGATGGGCATGCGCT from Kitasatospora cathayae includes:
- a CDS encoding uridine kinase family protein, translated to MPDALGTPGTADALGALVAELRALAPSCGPVRLVAVDGHAGSGKTTFAGRLAAALGGAPVVHLDDLATHAELFEWTERLREQVLEPLAAGREAEHRVYDWTLRRFAGAARVPLAPVVLVEGVGAGRREVRPWLARVIWMELEAAAARRRGEERDGPELAGFWAHWARAEAAHFAADPSRPYAATRVDGVTGRILPGTVGEPSTSP
- a CDS encoding acyl-CoA dehydrogenase family protein; this encodes MTPSPVKAVERQLPSEEARELLSLTRDLVQRELQPRAAEDEAAGRFPREVFRTLGEAGLLSLPYDEKYGGGEQPYEVYLQVLEELAAGWLAVGLGVSVHTLSCHALATFGSEEQRENWLPGMLSGEQLGAYCLSEPQSGSDAAALRTRADLDGEEYVVNGTKAWITHGGQADFYSALVRTGAEGPKGISCLLVPGTQQGLSAAPPEHKMGMRSSPTAQLHFDGARVSRERLIGEEGQGFQIALAALDSGRLGIAACAIGVAQAALDLAVDYARTRRQFGRPIAEFQGLSFMLADMATQIEAGRSLYLAAARLRDAGRPFSKEAAMAKLFCTDTAMRVTTDAVQVLGGYGYTQDFPAERYMREAKVLQIVEGTNQIQRLVIGRHLTKG